AAACTACATTACAGAAACTAGAAAAATACTTTCCAACAAAGCTGATGCTTCCAACTAAACCATATTATCAGTTCCACCTGATAcagataactggctaactaatccaataTCCGACAcgaactggtaactggacgagacgCCGTGGTTACGAGCTTTCCATTTAcccgggatgaatatgaaaTCTCATCCGATACAAACCAGAGTGCGATTGAAAACGAGTACCGAACACTAAGCGCAATGGCATCAAATCAAAGATGAGAGTGCCACGAGCACACAAAAGCCAAATTACCAGTGGGACAGGATTTTCAGATTACTTAGCCATATGGGAAATCGGCGAACTGGTATGCTCAGATGCATTACATGGTTCTGGATGCATGACGTTGTTTTGATAGCTCGGTAACCTTCCTTAAAATCATTCCTTCCTCACTCGCAGTAACTACAATATAACATGCATAATATCAGTTATAATAGCAAATAAGATTTTGATATGAAATCTCCCTCAAAACTCAGTTATTAGATGGAACACACAAATTTGGTCAGAAACGTATATTGCACTTGACTACATGCTTAAACGAatgcaatacaaatataataatatagatatttcaattttaggCAACAGATCAACCAAGCAAGAAAGGTTGCACACCATTCTATACACTTGTTCAACCAAAAATGTCTAAATCACTATGGCAAGCGGACATTATTTACTGCAAATCTTCAATTATTATGTTGTTTAAAACTTCTATGAGGCTCTCTAGTCCAAATATGTATCCTTTGTCTGGTCCTTTGTGGATGATACTGGCATCCATGTTCCCATGCGTCGATTTTGCAAAATCTATCATCCGAACGTCTACAGATTCTGATCCTGaaacaatttcttcattttctgtTGATTGTATATTATCATCATCTTCTCTAGATGATAGAGTTTCGTCTTGGTCAGAAGCCTGgaggaaaaatttaaaaatgaacagATGACAATCAACTTTTTTGCCCAAAGCAAAGCTACGAATACTCACTCAATAGTAAAAATACACCCATCACAGTAAGAGCTACTTACATATACAGATTTATACTCATGACGAGTCAGTCAATTGATTTGAGTCTCCTTTTTAAATGCTATATTGgaaaaattttaaagttttgcAGCAATACCTCAAAATAGGCCGTGTTGATGCCAATGTaaagtaaatattataaataaaatattaaatcctAGTTTGACTTTCAAAATAACATTGGTATAACACAAGGTTGATTTCTTAGTGTCATATCATTCATATTTATCCTTTCCTTATTGTTTATGATTGTTACAATTACCCGTACTCTAAAGAACAGCAACTCGATTTGACTTATGAGTGAATGATCGACTTGAACAAGTGGTCTCAAATAACCTTTGACCTGTGATTGACGTTTCATGACTTGCATCCAACCCTGGTACTCGCCAGCAAATAAAGATTGACTCGATATTCAATCCAGTTAGAGTCGATAGCATCAGGAAAACAGATAAGCTATAGTGAGCTCAATATGGCTTAATTTCTTTGGAAAAAGTTTATGTTAGTGTCACCTATGATGCTTACTTTGGTGCTGAAATCTTTGTTTgatttttctgatattttatcgCTACCACAATTTTGCACATCTTCACTCATTCCATCATACATTACTAAGAGAGAGCTTGAATAGAAACGATAGGACGGaagtttattcaattttttgatgagGGAACGTAAATTGTTAATAATTGGCTGAATAAGGTCGATTCGCATCTTATATCCGTTGTAAAAAAATTCTCGTAATGTTTTTCCAAAACCTTCGACAGTCAAAGATCGGCCGAAATATTTGTTCCGACAAAGGAAAGTTCCAGATTCATGTCTGTAAACCTGGAAATGAAATTGGAATAATTAATGAGGAAACATAACTTTGTGTCCTGAAACCGAAACTAGATAATACAACAGTTCTTATTCAGAAGAAATGCATAAAGCACTACTTACCTTtgtataaaaattaatattattgatgGAAGAGATATGTATGAGAAACCATTGAAGACTAATTGACAGGGCTGTGAAATCCGAAAAATTAACTGCATTTCAACTTTTAGCAAACTGAAACAATTTAAACCAGAAACACCAACACAACTACAAGCATGGTAGAACATTGGTCGGACAAAAACCATTATTATTGAAGGTGTAGATATTACTCAAAGATAAACACACGGATTCACCTCTGCATGGTGGTCATCAGTAAAATCGGATGGGCACAAAATTTGAGGTAATTAGTGCTGGTAGGCTCATAATTTTACAGGACAATAACAATGAGCTACAGCCCAGTGAACAGTATGTAATAATGTCACCACCTATGATGCGTCTGCATTATCGTACCTGCATTCCTGCAAGCCTGACACCCAGAGATTGTGTTGTACTTTTTGCACATTTTTCCAGATGTCTTTGTCGTTTGGCATCATCATCAAAATCACCATGCACCCTCGTTCCCATCTTCAAATCCAAAATACATGGACATTTGAATCGACTTGCCACATTTTCCAGTAAAATACATTCTGCAAATGAGCAATTATTAGACATTGGGCATtgagtttatatttttcatcacaCTATTTTATATCTTGCCAGgatttgcaggtttgaatcccatgtgtGAGAGGATTCTTGAATTAATTAGTTAGCGGAGTGGTTCATGCAACTGCTGGTTCATTTCTCTAGCAACCAGGTACAATCAACTTAACAATTACATGGTATTCCTATACCAGAACTAATAAGCTGTTACCAACTGTAAGCTGTGGTTTGCCACATGATTTAGTTATCTTTCCACTGTCAAGGTATTGATAATAGAAAtcatattctatatttttaacaaaactaTTCTGTATCATGTAGAAAAATAATTTGTGAGTGACACCCTGGTATTTTAAAAGGGTATAATTTTACATGTACCTGGGGCAGATAAACTTACTTTGTTTTATCAGGCAATTTATCCATAATTTAAACTGAGCATTAACAGCCATTTCGCAGGTACAGGTGTACAGGAATTTAAAAATGAGAATCTAACCAGTTGTAAGGGTAACAGGCAACAGCCAATCAGCCATTATCATTGGTATGTTGCTTATAAAAAAACAGTTCATAAGACTAACGTcagatgaagaaaaaaaatgtggTCCATACTTTGTACTACTTTATTTGTGCTATGCAGATGTCTTGTCAGGCCTTCTTTATATACTTTTAACGTCCATGGGTTAAATCTTGGTTTTTGAGTTGATTTTTCAATATCGTTATCAAGACTTCCATCACTACGTTCAATGCAGAGACTTCCAGTACGTTTTAGTCGAAttctataataataataaaaaataatcttcTATAAAATCAGAATCGAAAGTATAATTTTTTGCCCGGGGCTTGAAACACAAATGAAGAGTTTGCTTTTGTTTAATTCTACAAGAATTGTAGACATGAAGAAtcacaaatcaaaatttatttcaatacttTGATTACTAGCAAGGCTGCATAGTCTTGGACAAAAGTTTGAGTTTCTCAGATCGTAACAGTctaatttgcaatttttttttataaaataacgAATCTGAATATAGAATGTCATATTTACTATTTGAATATGTAAGAAAAAATTCATTCCTTCGTTATTAATATACACACCTTTTTCGTGAACTTCGTTCTCCCGCAGAATGTACTTGCGTAATTAATCTTTTACATGAATCATTGGAtacgtttttattatttttatttgtcgtTGTTATTTTGCTTAACGAAAGTTGagaattttcttcttttttatcAATTTGGTCATTTTCGTCATTATGAGAAGGGAATGCTGTGAGTGCAATTGTTCCATCTTTGGTTTCTTCTATGTTAACATTGACTACACCTGTGcgaaatatattgtaatattacTTCGACTAATCCGAATTGAactttacataaaaatatagtaGTAACGTAAATCGTGTACGGTGGTTTGTAAATAAGGGGTGACCCAGACAAAACAAAACCCAATTCAtttgtaacttttgtgcaaagtgtcCTCGATTACTTAAACTTTTAGGTCTAATCATACACGAGAAGAAATTTACGTGTAACCCTGTaagttaaaaatttatttaatgatATACAAAAGATCTATTTtagaaaaacaaatcaaaaatcctatttttcataaaattcgtcactattgaaaaaaaaacatgaatcattttaattaaattgatgAATTAATCTTTAGCATGTGATGTTAATTAGGTTTCTATGGGAtcaactacttatccttcttcaaTGCTTTTGCGCTGGTagttatgtatatatataatacaaggaTGCTATAACAAGAGTGCAGATAACTATCATAAGTGATCCAAAACTCACTTAGTATAATATTTATCACATGGTGAAATCGTACTTCCCAAGGCCttaacttttaataaatttagtaTAAACTTCTATCATACATAAGAACATGTATGGGCATTCTACTCAGAACCAATTAAGCCATCATGACTCAATATAAGTATCATATGCCGGGGCACATGAAACAGAAAAGGAAGCACTTGTCACGTTTCAGACTATCTTTTCCATATGGATTTTACTCAAAagcaaaaaagcaaaaaaaaattacagaatattttaataatgatACCATAAAAAGGCAGTAACTGTCATTTAGTCACACAGATTCGAAGAGTAATGAAAACCTAAATAACATAATAATAGACCTAAATTAAATGACTTAACTATCAACACCCACACAACGTCCTAAATACGATATAACTCAGTAACACCATATTCTCAAGAAACTAGTTTCGCGAAGGTACTCAATAATATGACATTAGTAACAAGCAATACTTGGGAACATTAATAAGAAATACCATAATTAGTTCGTTGGATTCCAATGAAGGCTAACAAATATTGAACTATAATTCTCAAGAACATATTTGATTAAACctgtggttcccaaaccgcCGCCCAGCATAacaatttaatatggcccgccaaactcgagtgaaatagtttaaaacttgatgttttttttctttgcGTTCTAGATAATGCCAATTGTTGCCATTATCACAGTTTTACGCATGTGTATATTCGTGACAATTCAATAataccggtatcttaattatacgaACTAATGCCGATATCTGCCTCTTGCGGgtgctccccttttctggcccacGGGCCACGAATATTCTTCTGGTTCTAGTTTGGCccccggtcaatcaactttggaaaccactggaTCAAACTATATGTGATGAAGTACAAAGTTGAAACGCATTACCTCATTTTACATATGaatttttgtcatttcattttattaatacaaattcaTAGGAATTAATATAAAAGCTCAGGCCCTATTCTACCATATTAAAGGGTGAACTCAATTGAACTAAATCAAAAGGTGAATTGAATTTCATACAATGGCATTCAAAAATACTGAATCAGTTTGCACAATGAGAAACAATCAGACAATCGGttatatttcaattaaattagTCATTGTTTAAAGAATGAAAAAGGTATTATGCTTCAGAACATAGCTTTTGTTATGTAGAATGAGAAATAAAATTCTTATGAAACCAGAATCAACCTTGTTTTGATGgaaacaataatataacactGTTTTATTATGTCAATAAAGTACGCAGATTATTATTTTGACATCTCGCGAGTTTGCTGGCAATGGTGCCTTTGTCAAGATGAAATAGGGAAAAAATATGGTTAGAGGTCGCTGTCCTAGTAAACTGGGCCCTCAGACACCTAGTGGGCCATGAAGTAGTTCTCTGGGGGCTACAGCAAAGGTCTTCACAAGGAGTCATACCAGACTGATCCTGTtccttcaaaaaaaaattttttatatttacagtgTCTGCTCCCGATGGCCTTGTAACAAGTTAGTATTTGAAAATCGtcacgaaaaaaaattaaaaatgatgatTTAGCTTGATACCTTTATATTGTGGAGTATATTGAAGAATATCTGTTGGAAgtgattgataaaaataatattctctGAAATTGAGTGGTTTACAGACTGTTGTTTCATTTAAACACATCATGATTGCCCGACCAGAAACCTAAACACAAAGAATAAGTCTTTTAGCAAGCATAAAATGggatttcaaaaattcaaattatcgcctttctttaaaaaaaaattaattattacaTCATAATTGTATACACAACAGACCAATCATAGCATGGCGGATGGTCATGACAATGGTAGATAACGAATGGATCATCAAACTTCATTGATCCAGACATGTTCAATAAAAGTCATTTCACGTATGAGGAAATTGTCATAGCTCATAGGAAATGTATAAATGAAAGGCCAGAATAGAAATTGAGTATAGACACAAACCAATACTCTTCCTTCCAATATCaatcaaatatgaaataatgTAATAGTTTATTCCCATTTTGGAATGTTAAAACAGAAAATCTATATAGACTCTCTTAGTAAAAGTTTTATGTAATGAGGATgtaaaaaattgaatcaaatatttaaattaacataaaattattcaatattttagaatcttgattttagaaataagtcgaaataatttcattgaaaaattatcCTTTTCATAATCAATTGCAGTATAATGGTATGACCAAAAAAGCTTTCATTTAATTTCTGCAAACTATAAATAACAATAACCATGAAATCACTGTTTATATTACTGTAATTTTCTTGTATTTCTCATTGAATATTACAGGTTTCTGTTGAACATTACCCAATTTAGAAAAtaccatatttaaaaaattctattttggCTCTCCCTGGACAGAGTTTTGGTTAAAATGGGCCAAATGATTGACTAACACATAGCAATTCATTTTATTGAGTTAATTTCctaaaaaaatcaattgaaattcTCATATGTCAATCTGTTAAAGCCATAAAAActgtattttcattaaatttaagaAGATCAATATTCACCATAACTCATTTTAAAACAGTAAATGCATTTATTGATAAACAGAAATGAAGCACTTACTAAACCCCATTGGGAAAATCAATAAACAAGAATCGCGCTGCAGATGTAGGTGAGAGTACAAAAAGTATAATTGGAATACAtgccaattttaaaatttctgttACTCAATTCTCGATTTTTCAgagataaatacaaaaaaatttaagttcagtttttaaaatatttttcaatcagttccaaaaatttcagaaaggaaggaagaaatttcatttttatttccttTAAGTAATAGAAGTgctttaatataattttaaataaaacagtATAAGGTAACATACTTTAATAATATAGATTTGTCAGGATATCAATACTAACAAATTGGTACTTTCCATATTAATTTGTGCTTCCAATACGGGAAATCAAAGAAGTATTGTAAGTTTAAATAGAATTAAAAAGTAATGCCACTCAGAAAAGATGTTTTGAAAATAAGAGGGCTATTTGATTAGTATCGAAAATTCTGTAGAAAATCAAGCATTTTTTTTTGATCCGaagaattattttcaaaatttcaattttgtttaaagACAACATTTATCATACCTGATGTAGAAACGGCTGTAATGAGACGCCGTCTGGTGGATAAATTGAATCATAATCCTGTCCTTGTAGTTGAGCATTGTTCATAATCACCATTATCGAAAGAAGCGTAATAACGCGTTGCAACTTGTATGAAAAATTTGACGACGAATTTacgaatttttacaaaatattaaataacacTACTTATATATAAAGGATATTTACAATtctattttaataattattattttttgtgtgaaatAGTGAAactgaaaaatcagaaaaaaatgacaaaattattGAATAGGACAGAAATACAACCCTAAAAATtccaataaaaacaataataaaatgacGTATGCAAAACGATTCGCAGACCTgctttatgtttaaaaaatatcacaaactgAATATCCATAGTGCATATCTAATGAAAATACGGTAACCACAACTAAATAAAAACCATCCTCATATACCTGTACTAGTACTATAAGATCTGTATTTATTTTGTGAACAAGCCTTGTATTGAAAACCCCATATAGGGCTCTGTAGGTATTCTTATATAGACAGATACCCAATACGAACATAAAAGAAAATCATTTCACTACACACAATGAGAAACCTAATGTTTTTCCCCCTGAATGAAGACCAAGTATACTACAAAGAGATGAAAACAGTCAACTGTGGGCATTGCCTACTTTATTATTCAGTATTGTCGCATCACAGACCCGTAACGATGCGCGAACAAAGGAACAAAAATATTCCTATGACAAGTGTCCACTCTATATAAGCCGTACTACTAGTAATCATATATTGACTTATATTATTCACTTTGATAACTACTTGCGTCATACAATAATAATGAATCACGAGATGGGTACTCGAGGGACTACTACTgtcaataatatattttcataatcgTAGGGCATATTCTAAGTActtgacaaaaaatattgacCAAATATACGCAACAAACAATCTGCAAACATGGAATGTTCGAGTTCTATTGAACGGAACAGAAACTTTAAATGTTAGTTCACCTTTACTGGCTTCGTGCTAACTGTTCCTGTCATttgaaataatgataaatttaCTGTGTATGAATAAAttgattaataatattttttaaatataatactaAGATTAAATAACTACATAGGATAGCTTactcaaatgaaaataaaaaagtctCCTATGAAACGTCCATATCTGAATACTTTTGTatgcaaatataaataaagatattttatattcatgataattccaaattttaatGATAAAGTTACTAACctaaatcaaaatttagtgcAAAAAAGGCAAAATTTATGGAAACAAACACTTGAAAATGGGAAATATAAATCAATACACATATATTATAAAAAccaaaaatcttaattttcttTCACATTAATTTCTGTACCTAAGACCGAACATATCTCAAGATAGACAATTCTtaggaataaattttttgtttgttttgttttttgtttttcattactTTATAAAATTTCGGGATGATATATAGTAGAATGCGAGTTTGACAAGACAGATAGGTTTCCAACCTGGAACAGCAATGTGATTGATgtatgatataaaaaataagtaaacCAGTAGCTATGCCAATCTGTTGGATTGAGAATTCAGTGCAAAACATAATATTTCATGAATTTGGAATCCAATATGACAGttcttattttttcataataatcATCATAATAAATTACCTATTACCAATTGTCccctaatattaaaaaaaaaaaaaaattaggaaataaatGACACTACATAATAACTGTGAATGGGCACCATGGTACAGCAGTTAAAATATTGGGTTAAAAAATTGCCTACCAACTCACCAAGGGTGGAATAAAGTGGGTGAGCAATGCCAAACTGTAGGCTTGCCTTACCTTTCAGTGCTGCTTGAACAGAGCATTATTCAGTGAAAGTTGTAAAATTATACAGAATAATTCAACTACATCTTTGCTTGCTAATATATAATTCATAATGTAcagcattcaaaatataataGCCCACGCAACTATTTAgcaatgatttcaaaatatctaaTTGCTtcttttttgttgcaatttgtACATATATCcattttttaattaatgaaGATTTAGGAAGATTTAGTAGTTAGGCTATAAATTAGAATATCATATTTGCACCATCAACTGTTGCCcttgaatttgaataaaaaaggcTCAGTTATTTCATGTATGGGTCACGCATGGCCATACATGACAGGATTCAAACCATAAAGCATTATAAAATTAACACTAACAAAGAGCACTAATTTTTATGAGATTGGGTGACTTTACTACCTGATTGTTGCAAAGAACTCTAATTTTACAATGTTAATTAAAACTAATTTACGCTCGTTATTAGATCTCATCATTAGGTTCAATTGAGTGataaattactgaaatttaTGAGCAACatattgtaaaattaaaaattaatactaaGAATTTCCTGCAgttatttctatttttgtttaaaGTAGGTAATATTCCTTGGAACTGAAAGCCACAATTTACTATACAAACATTACTATGATAATAACTTAGGTATATACTTTAATAACAACACCACACCATCCCTTTTTCCTCATTGGCGGTTTCACTTTAGAATCAAATTACGTGCCTCGTTGAGCACTCTGGCACGTTAACAAGTTGCAAATATTCTGCAAACACTGTTTATAAATATGTGCTAAGTCTTAAAAGTTTCTGTATAGGCTTAGTAAAGCATGCAAGTTATTTTGGTAGAAATACCTCCCTCCATTGGaggcaaaataaataaacagaatTATAACTGGTAAACAATAACAATGCCTATCTTGTAAGTacagaataatttttaaaattcactCATAGATtttaaatagaataatatatgacatgaataaaaatgatttgaatatttttaagcaactaaataaataaaacaatcaaagATAAAATAACCTTTTCAGcgaatttaatgaaaaattttgtttacaacTACTTGACCTGATTTTTAAACATGGATTTTCAAATCAACTGAAGTACTaatgatattttaatgttaCCCTGAATTACGGTTTTTATGGCAAAAATAGAACATTGAAAATAGATTCgaaagtaatgtttttattcaattttttccagGCTTATTGAAACATCTAATAGCAAGTTAAAACAGAAAAACTAGAATATTCGTTTTTTTCTGAGCATCCTCAATCGTatttcttttatatattatacaaaaagTCCGCAAAATAAAAAACTGGCTCATTGAGATAAAAAACAACTAGACGCCTGCAGCAAAACAAGCAGACAAACTGCAAAAGAGGAAAAGCTGCTGAAATATATATAGCACGAGCCGTCACGAGTGAGGTTCATTAAAACCACAGTAACCATGGATGACTTCGCAACTTGtttcaactttcaaaaacaagtctagtacaaatattttattacatttaaaaaacaagtaaaattaatttttattgaacacataattataatcaaaaaCTATAAACGATGCAAACTATGTTTCCATGGTAGCAATTGCagctaataaaatgcaaattgcTTATCTTGcacttttcattattattacggaaaattaataaattttttggcCCATTTGCGATTTCCTTACCAACTCATTTCCCATTCTCATTAAATAGTTTCAATGGCAAGTAAACAACTGAACTTTACCATGTTGGTATTGGGGGTTGAAAAACTTTGGTTCAAACCTCATGCCCCAGATATGACCTTTCCCAGAGTATGATAAATTAAGTTGTTGTaaaaccgaaaaaaaaattccaaaaattattttcaaaatacgaTAACTCATTGCTTAGCAGCGGCTGCTTTACAGAGCTTTATTCAGTGCGAAAAGCCTATAAAACCTTGCATTAAAAAAGATCAGAGTACTAAAAGTAGTACTCATGTGGCCATGAGGTacgcaaacaaaattagttacctccatattggtacacacacttctggagcgccctaaaAGTGACCTCCGCTGATAGTTAATTTCACTGTCTGGGTACACAACTAAAGTTATGTAAAGCATGTTATCATTCGAAACAAATAAAGTTGAACTTTTCCTCTTTTTCAATGTCAACCTACCAACCTGCTGATGATGCCCTTTACACAGACAATTTTTAAAAGTTGGCAAATATGCTATATAACAATGCAGACTTAATGCCAACAAAACAGTGCAATAAACTCATGTTTAAACAAAGCGTAAAAGTCAAAAGCGATACATTTATTATTCTACAAAATGCCACTTTCACTTTGTCAAAtcatacaaaaaaatgaaaataaacttaTTGCAACACAGTGTATGAAATTTCTCATCCCGAGAAGGGCTTTCCATGAGAAGTTTCTCAAAAGTTTAGGTTGAGGTGTTTGGAAGGCAATGAATGTTTTAGTTTTTAGCATAGCATATCTAATTTTAACTCTTTGAAAAAGGTTGCAAGACTAAAGATAGCTACACTTTTTTGCAGTATTACTTTACAAGCACATACAGTCTTTCACTAGGTACATGTCTTTGCACAAGCAGCCTTACCATATAAGAAACTACAATAGTTTGGAAGGCTAAAAGCTCAATGGTTCGCCATTGTccatttattacaccctggatgAGGTGGGCACAGGATTTTAACCCAAGTTTTTCACTTGCGATGGCATGATAGGTAAACTTAAAGCCATGCACATATTATTCGAAAgtgatttatttcaaatatattttctaagaAACCATGCAAGCATTACAAGCACATTACATTACAAACTATAACCAACATCTGAATTCCGAATCCATGCATTTTGCATGCGTTGTACATTGAACATTCACACTGCATGCTAGATTACACAATCACGCAATCAAACATGTGAACGGATTTGTCACACGGATTTAAACAccaataaaatgataaaacgAAGAGCCGGCAATCACCTCACAAGTGCGTAATACGCTGATACATGAAAGGACCGTATGATACCTCCCTTGGGAATTGTGATTGGCATGTTAGAATGCAGACTAGAGATGATGTAACTCTCATAAGCAACATTGATGGATTCTTTCATAACAAACTCATATGACTCgattttatttgataaactGAAATCAACTAATGCTTATAACAAGTGATATAAAATGATACTATGGGTAAAATTTACTAGGAATTTCCAGTGCTTCTATaggcactcccgtagtgtgtgtaccaggttagggttaggccataattttattcctattttccatattttagttctattatgagttcgaggactgtctgtgttagacaagtgaatataccctgcccatagtaatcagtccc
This genomic interval from Styela clava chromosome 15, kaStyClav1.hap1.2, whole genome shotgun sequence contains the following:
- the LOC120334103 gene encoding inositol hexakisphosphate kinase 1-like — translated: MVIMNNAQLQGQDYDSIYPPDGVSLQPFLHQVSGRAIMMCLNETTVCKPLNFREYYFYQSLPTDILQYTPQYKGVVNVNIEETKDGTIALTAFPSHNDENDQIDKKEENSQLSLSKITTTNKNNKNVSNDSCKRLITQVHSAGERSSRKRIRLKRTGSLCIERSDGSLDNDIEKSTQKPRFNPWTLKVYKEGLTRHLHSTNKVVQKCILLENVASRFKCPCILDLKMGTRVHGDFDDDAKRQRHLEKCAKSTTQSLGVRLAGMQVYRHESGTFLCRNKYFGRSLTVEGFGKTLREFFYNGYKMRIDLIQPIINNLRSLIKKLNKLPSYRFYSSSLLVMYDGMSEDVQNCGSDKISEKSNKDFSTKASDQDETLSSREDDDNIQSTENEEIVSGSESVDVRMIDFAKSTHGNMDASIIHKGPDKGYIFGLESLIEVLNNIIIEDLQ